From the Halorhabdus utahensis DSM 12940 genome, one window contains:
- a CDS encoding twin-arginine translocase subunit TatC, with product MSGALDDGTRRTLASGRETLGAMLRSAQQDLQKVFIAFVLGLVGTIWILQSFVWDRLKTDMFAGMSEEVREGTNVVTVSPFDVILLQVKIGLIVGAILSVPLFLYFSRDALRRRNWLPQAPIARWKMVFLVVAMLALFVGGIAYAYSVFFPIMFRFLASNAINAGFVPTYHIVKWVEFILLLSLSFGIASQLPLVMSTLAYADIVPYETFRDKWKHAIFGLYAGGAVFTPPDPITQLMWATPLVGLYAVSLQITKLVVGAKRSRGQVDVSETLRARWNVLAGTAITAFAVVYGFFSAGGVGAINEGLSMAPGDLGPVPTIGAALGLPESQAAALVAGVVAVMAVAIVGFRLVASQVQQEAGLAMATMGDPSAIDIGNLDKAGIEAAPPEAFEALEEHEAMAHVNEAIGNGNTDKAELILDRYDEANERAQNRQDATAEGGEEGDSGVVSETATGVVDAFTEEETTEDDIGGYMYDLRFILESLTSKAFRLVAVFMAVLAGSFMYLYSGGIGDIRRDFLRRLPADKIDQGDIAVLHPVEHLVFEIKVSALLAVVAVLPLVLYYVWPALKERGWAAGDRRTLLVWGGSLVVGISVGSYIGYSFVAPAVMSWLASDAINAHMVVRYRVNTFGWLLVFTTVGIGLLAEIPITMLLFYRGGLVSYERMRSGWRVVVLAFFALAAVVTPGGMFSLLMVAIPAALAYLLGLGILWLYTLGGRRKGPLTPATT from the coding sequence ATGTCCGGAGCGCTCGACGACGGCACACGTCGCACACTCGCGAGTGGTCGAGAGACGCTGGGAGCGATGCTTCGGTCTGCACAGCAGGATCTCCAGAAGGTGTTTATCGCGTTCGTTCTCGGCCTCGTGGGGACGATCTGGATACTGCAGTCGTTCGTCTGGGATCGGCTCAAGACCGATATGTTTGCGGGCATGAGCGAAGAGGTTCGGGAGGGAACCAACGTCGTTACCGTCTCGCCGTTCGACGTCATTCTCTTGCAGGTGAAGATCGGACTTATCGTCGGTGCGATCCTATCGGTCCCGCTGTTTCTGTATTTCTCGCGTGACGCACTCAGACGACGCAACTGGTTGCCACAGGCTCCGATCGCCCGCTGGAAGATGGTGTTTTTGGTCGTCGCTATGCTCGCGCTGTTCGTCGGCGGCATCGCCTACGCCTATTCCGTCTTCTTCCCGATCATGTTCCGCTTCCTGGCGTCAAACGCGATCAACGCCGGGTTCGTCCCGACGTATCACATCGTCAAGTGGGTCGAGTTCATCCTGTTGCTCTCGCTGTCGTTCGGGATCGCATCCCAGTTGCCGCTCGTCATGAGTACGCTCGCGTACGCCGACATCGTGCCATACGAGACGTTCCGTGACAAATGGAAGCACGCCATCTTCGGCCTGTATGCGGGGGGTGCGGTGTTCACCCCGCCGGACCCGATCACGCAGCTGATGTGGGCGACGCCGCTTGTCGGCCTCTACGCCGTCAGTCTACAGATTACGAAACTCGTCGTCGGTGCAAAGCGTTCACGCGGGCAAGTCGACGTGAGTGAAACGCTCCGTGCACGGTGGAACGTCCTCGCCGGGACAGCGATCACAGCTTTCGCCGTCGTCTACGGCTTCTTCAGTGCCGGCGGCGTGGGAGCGATCAACGAGGGACTCTCGATGGCTCCCGGCGATCTTGGACCAGTACCGACCATCGGGGCGGCCCTGGGGCTACCCGAGTCCCAGGCGGCAGCACTGGTTGCCGGTGTCGTCGCCGTGATGGCAGTCGCTATCGTCGGGTTTCGCTTGGTCGCCAGTCAGGTACAACAGGAAGCAGGTCTGGCGATGGCGACGATGGGCGATCCGTCCGCGATCGACATCGGGAACCTCGATAAGGCCGGTATCGAAGCCGCACCGCCGGAGGCGTTCGAAGCACTCGAAGAACACGAAGCGATGGCCCACGTCAACGAGGCGATCGGGAACGGGAACACGGACAAAGCGGAACTCATCCTCGACCGGTACGACGAGGCGAACGAGCGGGCTCAAAACCGACAAGACGCGACAGCCGAGGGGGGCGAAGAAGGCGATTCGGGCGTCGTCTCGGAGACGGCGACCGGTGTCGTCGACGCCTTCACCGAGGAGGAAACGACCGAAGACGACATCGGCGGCTACATGTATGACCTGCGGTTCATCCTCGAATCGCTCACGTCGAAGGCGTTCAGACTCGTCGCGGTCTTCATGGCCGTGCTCGCGGGATCGTTCATGTACCTCTACTCGGGCGGGATCGGTGACATCCGACGCGACTTCCTGCGCCGACTGCCGGCTGACAAGATCGATCAGGGGGATATCGCCGTCCTCCACCCCGTCGAGCATCTCGTGTTCGAGATCAAGGTGAGCGCGTTGCTCGCCGTCGTCGCCGTGCTTCCGCTGGTGCTGTATTACGTCTGGCCGGCCCTGAAAGAGCGCGGGTGGGCCGCCGGTGACCGACGGACGTTGCTCGTCTGGGGCGGATCGCTCGTGGTCGGCATCAGCGTGGGGAGTTACATCGGATACAGCTTCGTCGCGCCAGCCGTCATGTCGTGGCTGGCTTCGGACGCGATCAACGCCCACATGGTCGTCCGGTATCGGGTCAATACCTTCGGGTGGCTGCTGGTGTTCACCACTGTCGGGATCGGCCTGCTCGCCGAAATCCCCATCACAATGCTGTTGTTCTACCGTGGTGGCCTCGTCTCCTACGAGCGCATGCGCTCCGGGTGGCGCGTGGTCGTGTTGGCGTTTTTCGCCCTGGCAGCAGTCGTGACGCCCGGCGGGATGTTCTCGCTTTTGATGGTCGCCATTCCGGCCGCACTGGCGTACCTCCTTGGCCTTGGCATCCTCTGGCTGTATACGCTCGGCGGCAGACGGAAGGGGCCGCTGACGCCGGCGACGACCTAG
- a CDS encoding inorganic phosphate transporter: MVEPLLVVGIVITAFVAYNIGGATTGPAFGPAVGAGAIGKVGAAALMSVSFFVGAWTIGREVVDTLGTELVTDPTIFSLPVSIAVLFFIGGALLIGNLSGAPASTSMTAVGAIAGLGIASGTLDLTVVGEIVSWWIVSPVIGFWISAVIGRYFYTHLRRLIAIDQSEGPLLTLDREGGLPRPAPGPNTSRREIVGTVVLVAIGCLMAFSSGTSNIANAIAPLVGSNELKMNPAILLGCAAVAVGAFTIARRTMETLGNDITDLPLTAAIVVAVVSSTIVIALSAAGVPASFVVIATVNIVGLGWGRATRVVKIEDAVVGDETPPVSVGALAADDDAPTVGKPELIEDEHDPEPIGDEPAQEPPAQSNLFDPSTTARVLLMQNLVPMLATIASFATFELLFVV, encoded by the coding sequence ATGGTCGAACCACTCCTCGTCGTCGGGATCGTCATCACCGCGTTCGTCGCGTACAACATCGGCGGCGCGACGACCGGTCCAGCCTTCGGGCCGGCAGTCGGCGCGGGGGCGATCGGCAAGGTCGGCGCGGCCGCGCTGATGTCCGTCAGTTTCTTCGTCGGCGCGTGGACGATCGGCCGGGAGGTCGTCGACACGCTCGGGACGGAACTCGTCACCGATCCGACGATCTTCAGCCTGCCGGTCAGTATCGCTGTCCTGTTTTTCATCGGCGGGGCGCTGTTGATCGGCAACCTCTCGGGTGCGCCCGCCTCGACGTCGATGACTGCCGTCGGCGCGATCGCGGGGCTCGGCATCGCCTCCGGGACGCTCGATCTCACCGTCGTGGGTGAGATCGTCTCCTGGTGGATCGTCTCACCGGTAATCGGCTTCTGGATCTCCGCGGTCATCGGCCGATACTTCTATACGCACCTGCGGCGACTCATCGCGATCGACCAGTCCGAGGGACCACTGTTGACGCTCGACCGTGAGGGTGGGCTCCCCCGACCCGCTCCCGGCCCGAACACGTCCCGTCGTGAGATCGTCGGGACTGTCGTTCTCGTCGCGATCGGGTGTCTGATGGCCTTCAGTTCCGGGACGAGCAACATCGCCAACGCGATCGCGCCGCTGGTGGGTTCGAACGAACTCAAGATGAACCCCGCTATCCTTCTCGGCTGTGCGGCCGTCGCCGTCGGGGCCTTTACGATCGCTCGCCGGACCATGGAGACGCTCGGCAACGACATCACCGATCTGCCGCTGACCGCGGCGATCGTCGTCGCTGTCGTCAGCTCGACGATCGTGATCGCGCTATCGGCCGCCGGCGTCCCGGCGAGTTTCGTCGTGATCGCGACGGTGAACATCGTGGGCCTCGGATGGGGGCGGGCGACCCGAGTCGTCAAGATCGAGGACGCCGTCGTCGGCGACGAAACCCCACCGGTGTCTGTCGGGGCGCTGGCTGCGGACGACGATGCCCCGACGGTGGGGAAACCGGAACTGATCGAGGACGAACACGACCCGGAGCCGATCGGCGACGAACCCGCTCAGGAACCGCCCGCCCAGTCGAACCTCTTCGACCCGTCGACGACTGCTCGTGTCCTCCTCATGCAGAACCTCGTCCCCATGCTCGCCACTATCGCGTCGTTTGCGACCTTTGAATTACTGTTCGTCGTCTGA
- a CDS encoding flavodoxin domain-containing protein, translating into MATILVCYGTSEGQTETIAERIGDRLTERGHRAPVRNVAENDLDPTGYDAVVIGSSIHMGSHQSSIEGFVRENREALAGRPTGFFQVSLSSATDDPDRRAEAAGYVEDFEDSTAFHPDRVGLFGGALRYSKYGFLKRLLMKQIAKRATGDTDTSRDYEYTDWDEVEAFAEDFAAFVEGRLGEAPPRTE; encoded by the coding sequence ATGGCAACGATTCTCGTGTGTTACGGCACCAGCGAGGGCCAGACCGAGACGATCGCCGAACGGATCGGCGACCGGCTCACCGAACGTGGCCACCGCGCCCCGGTCCGGAACGTGGCCGAGAACGACCTCGACCCGACCGGCTACGATGCCGTCGTGATCGGGTCGTCGATCCACATGGGGAGTCACCAGTCAAGCATCGAGGGGTTCGTCCGCGAAAACCGCGAGGCGCTCGCCGGTCGTCCGACGGGGTTCTTCCAGGTGTCGCTATCATCCGCCACCGACGACCCGGACCGGCGTGCCGAGGCCGCGGGCTACGTTGAGGACTTCGAGGACTCGACGGCGTTTCATCCGGACCGCGTCGGCCTGTTCGGCGGCGCATTGCGGTACTCGAAGTACGGGTTCCTCAAGCGGTTGTTGATGAAGCAGATCGCAAAGCGGGCAACGGGGGATACGGACACCTCGCGGGACTACGAGTACACTGACTGGGACGAGGTTGAGGCCTTCGCCGAGGACTTCGCTGCGTTCGTGGAGGGACGCCTCGGCGAAGCCCCGCCGCGGACCGAGTGA
- a CDS encoding CopG family ribbon-helix-helix protein — translation MPKISVEVPQELLADLDDHVGEEGKFVNRSEAIRASIRKTLDLLDEIDERQGRQTDER, via the coding sequence ATGCCCAAGATAAGCGTCGAAGTGCCCCAGGAACTCCTGGCGGATCTCGACGATCACGTCGGCGAGGAGGGGAAGTTCGTCAACCGGTCGGAGGCGATCCGGGCCTCGATCCGGAAGACGCTGGATCTACTCGACGAGATCGACGAGCGCCAGGGGAGGCAGACCGATGAGCGCTGA
- a CDS encoding queuosine precursor transporter, whose translation MSAERSATPLPLARLGLIAVFVTALITSQVTASKLVGIDIPFSLPLAGSTLIVPAAAFAYAVTFFASDCYAELYGRSEATKLVNVAFAMNFVLLGLVWLAIEAPIFVGSPVDQSPFASVLGSSTGVVAGSMLAYLVSQNLDVFTFHWLRDRTDGRLLWLRNVGSTATSQFVDTVIFITVAFILFKGIPLGDAAGLIVGQYLVKIGVAVFDTPFVYAVVHFVRDREVGANVVPSD comes from the coding sequence ATGAGCGCTGAACGGTCTGCGACGCCGTTGCCGCTGGCTCGCCTCGGGCTGATCGCGGTCTTCGTGACGGCGCTGATCACCTCACAGGTGACCGCGAGCAAACTCGTCGGCATCGATATCCCGTTCTCGCTCCCGCTGGCCGGGTCAACGCTGATCGTCCCGGCGGCCGCCTTCGCCTACGCGGTGACCTTTTTCGCCTCGGACTGTTATGCCGAACTCTACGGCCGCAGCGAGGCGACCAAGCTGGTCAACGTCGCCTTCGCGATGAACTTCGTCCTGCTTGGGCTGGTATGGCTCGCGATCGAAGCACCCATCTTTGTCGGCTCGCCCGTCGACCAGTCACCGTTCGCCAGCGTGCTGGGATCGAGTACGGGCGTCGTCGCCGGGAGCATGCTCGCCTACCTCGTCAGCCAGAACCTCGACGTCTTCACGTTCCACTGGCTTCGGGACCGCACCGACGGCCGACTCCTGTGGCTGCGCAACGTCGGGTCGACGGCGACGAGCCAGTTCGTCGACACGGTCATCTTCATCACCGTCGCCTTCATCCTCTTCAAGGGGATACCACTGGGTGACGCCGCCGGGTTGATCGTCGGCCAGTACCTCGTCAAGATCGGCGTCGCGGTGTTCGACACGCCGTTCGTCTACGCGGTCGTCCATTTCGTCCGGGACCGCGAGGTGGGCGCGAACGTCGTCCCGAGCGACTGA
- a CDS encoding IMP cyclohydrolase: MYVGRFVVVAPEVGAYRVSSRSFPNRKAVDRDGTITVAPTADAPETDNPYISYNAVRLTDRGAVIGNGSHVDPIAEKLALGTPARDALAEPLKALDFEKDDYDTPRIAGIVGVSEDDPTAGEAGAAIGIVRRDALVVEAVEEPTLVATYERDDPVPFDLGANDAAGAARELYDHEFEHAVCAAGVSGSAGDYETAIVNE; this comes from the coding sequence TCTCCTCCCGCTCGTTTCCCAACCGCAAGGCCGTCGATCGCGACGGGACGATCACCGTCGCGCCGACGGCAGACGCCCCCGAGACGGACAACCCCTACATCTCCTACAACGCGGTCCGGCTGACCGACCGCGGTGCGGTGATCGGCAACGGCAGCCACGTCGATCCCATCGCCGAGAAACTCGCGCTCGGCACGCCGGCCCGGGACGCGCTGGCCGAGCCCCTGAAAGCGCTGGACTTCGAGAAGGACGACTACGACACGCCCCGGATCGCCGGCATCGTCGGCGTTAGCGAGGACGATCCAACTGCCGGCGAGGCCGGCGCAGCCATCGGGATCGTCCGTCGTGACGCGCTGGTGGTTGAGGCCGTCGAGGAGCCGACGCTCGTGGCGACCTACGAGCGCGACGACCCGGTCCCGTTCGACCTCGGCGCGAATGACGCCGCGGGCGCGGCGCGAGAACTCTACGATCACGAGTTCGAACACGCTGTGTGTGCGGCCGGCGTCTCCGGGTCGGCGGGCGACTACGAGACGGCGATCGTCAACGAGTAA